GGCCGCCGTGGCCAGATTATGGGCACTACGGACCGCATTGGTGGCATTAAGGTTATTGATGCCCAAGTCCCATTGGCCAACATGTTTGGATACGCTACAACCCTTCGCTCTTCTAGCCAGGGCCGCGGATTCTACACCATGGTGCTTTCGCACTATGCTGATGTTCCTGCGAATGTTCAGCAGCAGATTATTGAAGGAAAAATAAAGTAGTTTCGCATACTTTTGCGGGACGACTCTCCATCCTCGCTGCAATAATGCAGCTCCGGCTGATGTCGCCCGCAAAAGATGGAACTCTTTTTACGAATCGGAGATGTGCTATCGGAGAGATGAGATTATTTTGGCCTGAGAAAAGACCTCCACGCGGGGGTCTTTTTCTAACCTTAAGCTTGCTTGTCCGGCTTGGACAACCTGATCAATCCCGTACTGCCTGCGTTGTGTTTTAGGGGAGGATTCTCTAGAGTTTAGCTATGACTACATCAACGGTGCCAGCCTATTATTCTATTGCTCGCAAAGCCGGGTACACCATTCGGGATGCACCAGTTGACCCGTATGTTATTCCTGATCCCATCCCTCAGGACAAGGAGGAGCTCGCCACTCTGTTAGAGGCTGCTTTTCCAGATCATCCGCAAATTGCTGCCGGCGCGCGTAAGTATGGGCCCAGTGCATTCAAGATGCTCGCAACGACCGAGAGCACCATGCAGCTCTTTAAGTTAGATAAAACTACCGCTAAACAGCTTATCTCGGTACTTAGGGCTGGCCAATTTCTCTATGCGCCACCCGTGGGTTCGGTACCCCTCATAAGGAGTATTGAAGATGTATACGCTCTATGCCAACCGCTGGTGAACCAGCTGGAAGAGCACTTGGTGGTCCTACTGGTGAATAAAAACTACCAGTTGGCCCTGCAGCAGACTATCGCCATTGGCCATGCGGCAGGTATTGGCGCAGATATTGCGGCCATCGTACAGCCTTCCCTGGAGAGGAAAATTAGCTCCTTTGTGCTGGTGCATAACCATCCCTCGGGAGATCCAACCCCAAGCCCTGAAGATATTGCTTTCACACAAAAGCTTCAGCAGGCAACGGCGCTTATCAACCTAGAAATGCTTGACCACGTCATTGTGGCTAAGGGTGGGTACGCAAGCGCTTTACGTCCACAGGCATGATTGCAGTACTGACAGGGGGAGACTTCTCAGAGAGGGAAGCATCCTTAGCTACGTGCACCGTAGTCACCCAGACCCTAGAGAGCCTCAACAGGCCGTATACGGTCATTGACCTGAAGGAAAAGGATTGGCAGGCCCAACTTTCTGCCATCCAACCAGAGGTGGCATTCATAGCCATGCATGGGACATTTGCAGAGGATGGCCAGCTACAGCGAATCCTGGAAGGGAAGGGGGTATCGTATACCGGCTCCTCAGCTGCCGTTTCTGAGTTGGCCTTCGACAAGCATAGGACAAAAGAAGTTGTAGCCCAGCTTGGCATAGCAGTGCCGCGCCAATTCTGCCGTGAAGAAGCCCTGGGCAACCTTCCCGTAGTCCTCAAACCCAATGCCGATGGTTCCAGCGTAGGTGTATCCGTTGTCAGGAGTGCTGAAGCTTTCCCCGAAGTGCCTGATAACTACCTCATTGAAGAGATGATTACGGGGAGGGAGTTTAGCGTGGCAGTTATAGACGATGGCGGTGCCGCACGTGCTCTTCCTGCAATAGAGATTACCTAT
The genomic region above belongs to Verrucomicrobiia bacterium and contains:
- a CDS encoding JAB domain-containing protein, whose product is MTTSTVPAYYSIARKAGYTIRDAPVDPYVIPDPIPQDKEELATLLEAAFPDHPQIAAGARKYGPSAFKMLATTESTMQLFKLDKTTAKQLISVLRAGQFLYAPPVGSVPLIRSIEDVYALCQPLVNQLEEHLVVLLVNKNYQLALQQTIAIGHAAGIGADIAAIVQPSLERKISSFVLVHNHPSGDPTPSPEDIAFTQKLQQATALINLEMLDHVIVAKGGYASALRPQA
- a CDS encoding D-alanine--D-alanine ligase, which codes for MIAVLTGGDFSEREASLATCTVVTQTLESLNRPYTVIDLKEKDWQAQLSAIQPEVAFIAMHGTFAEDGQLQRILEGKGVSYTGSSAAVSELAFDKHRTKEVVAQLGIAVPRQFCREEALGNLPVVLKPNADGSSVGVSVVRSAEAFPEVPDNYLIEEMITGREFSVAVIDDGGAARALPAIEITYPGEFFDYQAKYESGGAVEVCPADIPQELEGALGQLSVQVYKALGVSQYARIDWIVRDGRPYFLEINTVPGMTPTSLINKELEAAGIPFEGFISDLLLHAADPKKDLAIQ